cgtcacctttttttgccaattaaaatttatgatacctaatttcaaatacaaatctgtcaaagttgcatattatttatttcttatagaaactcaggtataataactcgaacggactatactatcgatagcaaaatactatattattgatagtaaaatatacatcactagcacacgcacacattgacagatcgaaaatggtcacgcattttcgggttgtcaggtggtcttagatacgacagtatatattaagtctatgcattttgtagccttttggtgcactttttttgacgcagttactcttccttagtttttattattcgtagcgggCTTATAATAAAGTCGCTTAGTGCGGTCATAtagaagttaaaattaaaaaatatttttgttgtctATAGATCATGGCTGTATgtgcaacgctccctttgcttGTCCCGACCGAcagggacgaattaaaaaaaaatgtctatagATCTTCCTTATCATGTCACCAAAAGACTGTCACCAAATGCCCGTACAAATCTAAAAGGCGGTTTTAGCTGCCATGCACAAATTCAAGACTTTCAGGTAACTAAATTTTATTACTCTAAACCCCGAAACATCATAAAAATGTATACTACAACTACAAACAGAAGTTACTTAGGTCCTTAGTAACTGCACCATCATTATAACCTCACTTTCTTTTATGTAGGTACTATAATAGCAAAAGCTACTGCTGCAGTTGTCTGGCAAATGCCAGTTATTATGCATATAATTAAAGAATAAAACTATATCAATATATTTAACTACGCATAACGGTTATGGCTATAAAATGCCTGAAAATGGTAGAATACAGAGCCTAAATAGAATCATGTACTTACCTTTGTATGACAAAGAAAAAGTAACCAAGGTGGGGGCTGCGGTGTTTTCTAGCATAATTTGCATAAATTTATTCacatgacatattattattgactttGTTTTGTACACAATTGATTATTTAGGGTCAACTTATGTAAATGTTTACATTAGCTTAAATATCACAACAACAACATTTTTCTGCTTGCTAAGATAGGTATTAGAAAATATCTTTTTGACTTTGACTATatatactaaaatttaaatgaaaaatagaAACCCAAATCAATTATCTATtgcacttattattattattagactatactgaatattatatattaatacaaCATAAATTTTCTCTAAGTTTGGTCACATTTGGTCTTGTgtgaaattataaaagtatCTGTTGAACTTCCTATTGGCTTCATGTCAAGTTACATTAGTATGATAGGGCAAAAGAAATCTAAGACGTCTTgtctttaaaaaagtaaaacttgTATATCAGCTGCACTGTGCACACGATTGTATAAGAGCTGCTTATGGCAGTCCCCAGATCTATTTCATATGAAGATTGTTCTGTCTTGCTTCCAAGCGcagcaatttatttttatttttatttattgataaagTACAACcacatcgcatacattttgtacttaattcatgaagacctaagcggccgcatccggccgcgataacaatggaaaagctattgtgtctcgttattccacgatcgatgggttaaaactaaaataacaatttgtatTATATCTAATGCATACGACAACTACGGTGTACATagcattaataacaataatattatgtaattattattcatcaaaattttaaatttaaataaaataatataaacttaaacAATTAATGAGTCAATATAATAAGAGCAATATAAAAAGAggctgttattttattttttacctacaGTATGTGTATTTGGGAATAAGAAAATAGATAAGGATGATAAaattcaattatatattttcactCAATAATATGACTAGTAGATCaatagtataaaaaaatgaaatgtgTGTGTAGGCTCAAAAACAGCTGaactaattttgttaattttgtatttttgattGTTTGTTAATGTCAGACGAAGGTTGTTACGGAGAGAAAAaaacctaaatatttttttttaaatttaataatatttcaactccatatagtattatatattacatagttttaaataaaaatcattaaaaaattatCTCAGATCAAACAATATACTGTAATCATTTTTggttaattataaaatacatacttttattattttattttctgtttcAGATCTTGAAATGCGGTGATAGTCTAGATCAAAACTTCAAACCAAAATTAATCACACCTACTCCAGGCAATCGCAAAACACACATTTCCAAATTGAAGTACGGGCATCCATTCCTTCACGCCGCAGCCTGAAGCTGGGCTTTGACTTTTAATTCTTGGCTTAAAATCCGAGATTGGTCTTCATAAtcattgtataaatattttttaaaacataaaaatgacTGATCGAGATATAAGTGATATTTGCAAAAGAGTATCTGAACTGACGGTTCTTTCGTTCAGAAAACTAGACGATGTTAAAAAATTGGCGAGGCACTTTCAAAAGCTCCTCAACGATCCATCGATACAGAACCAGACTAGAATTATGAGCTATTTAAAAAGTATGGatcaaatgaataaaaatattttcctgcAAAAACGCGACGGCGTCGAGGTCGAATACATCCTATCGACAGAAAAGAAGAGTAGCCTCCAACGCCAGCGCTTCAACAGTCTTCCAATAAGCGAGGTACCTGAGCTGATCAAAACTGAGTTTCTAGCCGCCGAAAACGCCAAGCAAGTTCACATCTGCACCGACTGCGACGTCGAGATAGAGTTGAATGACGACGTGCCCCTCATGGAGTCCCTTCAGAAACATTTCAATTTGGAAGTGCATCAGCCCAAGCTCAAACGCGAAAGTATAGATGTCGCCGAACCTATCGTTTTGCCGAAAATGTCCAGGCGACTCTCCGCCGCCATGGCCAGCGGTGAAAACACCGGACAGTACGATCAGCAAGGTTTCGAGCagatcataaatattattagaaatatCGAGTGCTTGGATAAAAAGTTTTTAGCCAAACTAGAGGCGTCGCTGGTCAGGAACTTGCCGGATAATTCGGAGGCGAATATCGATGCCGCCGTTAAGTTTTATCAAAAATCGTACGATCAGCTTTGCCAAGAAATAACGTCCATCGATTTCACGACACAGACGCAATCCGTGGCTCCTATAATTATGAGTATTAAAGACAATGTAAACCAAAACTTCGCGACGGACGCTAATAAAAATTTCGAGAACGACGACAATGAACAGACGCCGGAAAAGCCGGCTaagaatcaaataaaaaaatatagatactaCGGGCCCATCGAGAGTGTTATTCTGAATTTTCTAGGCactcataaaataatatcactcGTCGATGATCGCACGAGAAAACTCGCATTCTTTTGCATGGTATGCGAATATTATACCTTAAGATTTCGTTACGACAGTGTTTTAAATCATGTATTTAGTGAAACTCATATACACAACCTCTCGTGCGTCCTGCAAGCCGACAAGAATATTCCGTTCGCCGGCAGCGCATGCACCGTTGAGAAAATCAAAGAAATCAATGacaattttttgattattaacaATGGAGTAAATCCTGACAATGGGTACAGCTGTAACCTTTGCAAGACGCAGATCGATTCGAAGGACGTGCTCGTCATGCACCTCTTAGATGAAAATCATCTCGGACGTTTGTCCGATAGAATGTATAGAAAAATGAAGGCGACTAATCCGGACGGTCAAATTCCAGAAGAATGGGGACCAAGAACTCTCGACTGGACTAAGTACTTAGGTAGCGTCGGCAAGCCTAATAATAATAGAGATCACGTCATCATGGAAAACTTCATCAAAGCCTCCGGAAAGATCGTCAACTACTGCTCGTGCTGCGACATGACGCTAAAAGGTCCGAGGCAGGTGCTCTTCAATCATATCCGTCAAAAGAAACATTTGAGAAACGCAGCGCCGCACAAGCTGTCCCTGCTCTACAAGAACTACTGCCGCCCGGCCGAGTACTTCGCCAGCTTCGGGAACTACTACGTGTGCGCCCTGTGCCCCACGCACATCGCTCTGCCCTCGTTCGGGGCGATCATCGAGCATTTCGAAAGCGATCTGCACATCGAGACCATCGCCAAGCTGATCACGTCCGCCCTACACCCCGAACCCGATCGCAAACTGATGAATTTGAACAGAATCATCGTATCCGATGTGATGAAATGCGAAATATGCGACGTGACTTTCAAAGATATGGTCGAAACTGTGATGCACGTGCTGTCGAGCACGAAACACCAGAACGCGATAGTAGACCTGAGGACGCGGGAGAACAAGGGCGACGTGATCAGCATCTACATGCGCGGCAACTACATACTGAACAGCGAGGGCGCCACCTTCACCTGCGTGACCTGCAAGGGCGCCTTCAATTCCATAAGGTCGCTGTTGATGCACCTGATGTTTTCGGAGCATTTCGCCACGAAGCCGCTAGCGGAGGACGTCTTCCGGTTTTACTTGGAGCTGAAGCACAATATAAACATGTTGTCCCGCAACAAGTATGTCTACTACGACTTCGGGAAGCTGAAGTGTGGTGTGTGCGACATGGACGTGGAGGAGGGGGAGAACGCCAAGCGCCACGTGGTGTCCCCGACTCACAGGGAGAACATGGGGGCCAGTTATGTGATCAATTTGGACACGTCCGCAGCTGAATGAGGtgagtttttaacccccgacaaaaaaaaaaggggtgttataagtttgacgtgtctgtctgtctgtctgtctgtctgtctgtgtgtgtgtgtgtatctgtccgtggcatcgcagcatccaaacggatggaccgattttgatctagtttttttttatttgaaagctgatatgatcgagagtgttcttagctaaagttcatcatcatcagcctgctcagtgctggacaatcagggtttatctggttcatgaaaggccgttagcaacttgtattcatttgataagttttatatttcattctagttcgtgacatttgtgaatatgcaATATatgtatacacatattaatggaaagttgaccaggTGCTGCAGTATCAcatggtaatcaataggatatccaactcctcgccaattTAGAGaggaggtttcgtgtttgggctcattttaattgcgacaaccagtaagaagtagacagacagtaaatatttacatgctgctgctgcagcatcacctggattctatagggttcctatagaatccaggtgatgcttcgtatgaacccagtggaggtttcatgtttgggctcatattgacggcctcatcgaaaaggacattgatagatggtaattaCGTTGATAGCAGTTATTCTGCaatctgcactataaccaacacaagtttaaaaagtatgaaataaaattaaatcaagaaattaaaaaaaaaacccgccaaacaactttaaaaagtaatgaaataatatttacagcctttaagttcaaataattcctaacttgtgtaaagtaatattttagtccataactgttgtcaaggtgtgtcgggggaccgctaatgtagatgtttgatttgagatttcacataacattatagtttaaggatcagttcacagcgaaccgaatggagataatcagcgacttggcggttgtaggttgtagtttacttggcggtcccccgacacaccgtgacatcaattatggactaaaatattactttacacaagttaggaattatttgaacttaaaaggcagtaaatattatttcattactttttaaagttgtttggcgggggttttttttaatttcttgatttAATTGCCGGCGAAATTGCTACTGTGTTTGGTTTCTGAACGTCGAGTTCTACTTGTTCGAGAAAAGTCGGCGTAAGAACTGAGTAACTTAGTTTTATAACGATTTGTAACATTGTTTGTATGATGTAGATGACatcgtttttatttaatttatttatgaatggtAGCTtcgcttggccgatttttctaaaatataagACGAAATATACTCATAGTTCAGTGGTGTAGcgaaattttaatgttatagtGAAGCCAAGTTTCGGTATAAATAGACCTCTAGGGACTCGTGCGTATTCGCCAAAAACCCCCGATTTCACAAAAATCTTGGTGGGAATTTTAAGAATTAAGAACTTACCTCACAAAACTAAAGTTATACACGTCTAATGTCTATGGAGTACTCTCTCTCCTTTGACCTTGGGAGTGCGCGGCAGTAATCAGTCTGCTGGTTTCTTTATCCACTAAATAGCAAGGaacttttattaaacttttgtgTGGACTAGGATTGGTATTTTTCTACACTATTATTTGGAATACAGAGGGTAGCATATTTTGTTTTAGGCGGCAGTCGTgcggctcgttttagtatagaagtcgcggttgccgcgcgactcgcgacttaatgtgaaccctgcagggtgtaacaaaacgaagTGATAATTTAGGGTGTTCCCTTATAAGGTAACTACCCTTATAAGGGAACACCCTAAATTATATAGTTTAGagtgcactgtgaaagtagcagccctaaTAGAggtaattgaaaatatttattttgttggtATTTAATAACACTTGTTTATCTTTTCAGAAAGGAGTCAGCACCACACGGCAATTTTTCCGGCTGCTTTAATCAAGTTCTGTTCTATTATGGAGGGTGGCTGGTGTTATACAatgaattaaattttaataaaatgaaataattttataattttaatggtattttattttcgtaGGCGGTGCATATTTCCTAACGATCGTTCCGATCCACCACTACTACAAtctcaaccataaagttaatatacttaactagcggaatagagaaacaaaggcctgagcaagcgagatgtcactatcagtgcgtggtaattattatttttaacaaaaaattaaaaccgacttccaaggtaaaaacaataataacatccttataatatgaactaaaaagtattatttaatactttttagttcatattataattaaaattatttaatttttcctatctaatagtgcctttttccgaattcggctaaaactcaactatttctgtactcaatcttcatcattttgaagtcggtactacaagctgtgttgtgacttgtgaggtaTTTTTCCGCTCACTGGGCGTTTTCGATCTCGTACTCAGCATGGATATCTTTATAATAAGGCCTGAGACTAGTAGCTTATAATTatgtacagtgtgtaacaaaactaagtgatacgtGGTGATACATAAATTTCTTCAGGGTGTgcatgggatattataatatagagttagctgtgaaagtatcagcgctgaaagagtaacttttttatttctttatgggaaaattcatgacccTCGGACGCTTAAACAaaattcagcgctgctactttcacactgaactctgAAGATATAAgggaccaggggtcaccaattagtttcgctcggggtccgttttacgacatgaaatgaccttcgcggtccatacattttatttattaaaaaaaaaaggtaattacggaaattacaaaggtctttttggggttccgtagccaaatggcaaaaatggaacccttatagattcgtcatgtctgtctgtctgtccgtccgtatgtcacagccacttttctccgaaactataagagctatactattgaaacttggtaagtagatgtagtctgtgaaccgcattaagattttgatacaaaaatggaaaaaatattaaaaattttagaggtccccataggtacaactgaaacaaaaaaaaatttttcatctaacctatgcgtgtggggtatctatggataggtcttcaaaaatcatgttgaggtttctaatatcattttttctaacctgaatagttcgcgagagagactcttccaaagtggtaaaatgtgtggtcccccccccccccctctaacttctaaagatggggcatgataattctaaaaaaaatatacgatatacattactataaaaactaccaacgaaaattggtttgaacgagatctagcaagtagtttttttatacgtcataaattatgataaaccttaatttagctttcattaaatcaactgaaatataaaaataaatcaaaaacctttttatttcatagaaaaaaaccttattgttgctgcggaacccttcatgggcgagtccaactcgcacttggccggttttttttaaatatcaatgagaaaagtaacaatttttgtagctaattatctctctcaagtttggagtgaaatattggtgcaagctattgatattgacattaaatcctggagattttgaagtcctaagatgaacgaagatcatcttcgaacatgcttggtccgcacacaataggtcggcggtccggatgcggaccgcggtccgccaatTGCTGACCCCTgccctaaagtactatcactttgTTCTGTTGACACCTgtataatgtaccatcgagga
This DNA window, taken from Aricia agestis chromosome 19, ilAriAges1.1, whole genome shotgun sequence, encodes the following:
- the LOC121736429 gene encoding uncharacterized protein LOC121736429, encoding MTDRDISDICKRVSELTVLSFRKLDDVKKLARHFQKLLNDPSIQNQTRIMSYLKSMDQMNKNIFLQKRDGVEVEYILSTEKKSSLQRQRFNSLPISEVPELIKTEFLAAENAKQVHICTDCDVEIELNDDVPLMESLQKHFNLEVHQPKLKRESIDVAEPIVLPKMSRRLSAAMASGENTGQYDQQGFEQIINIIRNIECLDKKFLAKLEASLVRNLPDNSEANIDAAVKFYQKSYDQLCQEITSIDFTTQTQSVAPIIMSIKDNVNQNFATDANKNFENDDNEQTPEKPAKNQIKKYRYYGPIESVILNFLGTHKIISLVDDRTRKLAFFCMVCEYYTLRFRYDSVLNHVFSETHIHNLSCVLQADKNIPFAGSACTVEKIKEINDNFLIINNGVNPDNGYSCNLCKTQIDSKDVLVMHLLDENHLGRLSDRMYRKMKATNPDGQIPEEWGPRTLDWTKYLGSVGKPNNNRDHVIMENFIKASGKIVNYCSCCDMTLKGPRQVLFNHIRQKKHLRNAAPHKLSLLYKNYCRPAEYFASFGNYYVCALCPTHIALPSFGAIIEHFESDLHIETIAKLITSALHPEPDRKLMNLNRIIVSDVMKCEICDVTFKDMVETVMHVLSSTKHQNAIVDLRTRENKGDVISIYMRGNYILNSEGATFTCVTCKGAFNSIRSLLMHLMFSEHFATKPLAEDVFRFYLELKHNINMLSRNKYVYYDFGKLKCGVCDMDVEEGENAKRHVVSPTHRENMGASYVINLDTSAAE